DNA from Candidatus Woesearchaeota archaeon:
GAGATAATTTAGGATAAAGCTTCCTTATATATATCATTTTTCTCTTCGCTTTCTCAAACTCCGCTTCACCTATTTCATCCCTTGCTTCTGCAATGGCTTCCAGGACAGCATCAAGCTCATCATAGCTTTCTTTCTTATGCAAAGACAGCTCCTTCTTAAGCTTAAACCCTTTTTTGGAAATCTTCCTTTTGTTAGCGAGCATTTTAGCTTTATGCTCTGCCTTAAGCATAGGGATTTCCTGTCTCTTTTCCTCTTTTGCGTGTTGAGCCCCTGCTTCGGGCTTTTTCTGCCATGATATTCCTGTCTCTGCCTCGTCCGGCGCGGGCGAACTTTCAGCATAATCATATTCGCCTTCATTATGCAGGAAGTATATATGCTGCTTATAGCGATAGGCTAGCCAGTATTGACCCAGAAAAACTGCGGCAGAGATGAATATGATGCCAAAAGCCAGCATAAAAAATAATATCAGCCCGTCTTTGGTCCCAAGATTAAAAAGTGCCATCTTTTCTAGTTCCAGGAAATAGATCAGAAACATCATGACTATTGATACTATTATAAAAGTGCCCAACAATAAGGAAATCACAGAAAGCCTGTGCCTGGCAGTGGATTTCTTCCACGCGTATATAAGGATAACCCTCACATTCTTCGAAAACAAGGCTAAAGCTGATAAGACAAGCCCCGCAATTATAAGGGGTGTTATAAAAAATAATAAAATCATGCCCGGAGAAAACATGTCAACAAATGTTTGGGGCTGCATATCAGCCGATTTAAGGGAGATAAACAGGAATAGTATGATTGTCGTTACTATAGACAAGCCAACGACTGCTATAGGCAGGTAAATCTTTCCCAGGTTAAAGGCAATGTTCTTCTTTGTGTCTTCAGCTTCCTTTGCATTATTTACATTAACCTCATCCATTTTTTTAGGCCGGCTGCGAAAAAATTTAGAACTGAGAATCCCGATCAGATTCCTAAAAAATTCCGCAATTTTGGGCCTGCCTTTCTTTTCTTTATGTACAGGCCGCTTTGCATTCTTTTTGGCAGCCAAAGGAGCCCTAAGGCTTTTCCCTTTCCGCACAGCAGCTTGCTGCCTTGATTGCAGGATCCTTGCTTCTGTAGCTTTCCTTTCATTATAGAGGTCAGCTAATTCGCTGTATACAGTATGCTGCTCGCCCGGGCTAAGCTTTTTATACAGCCTCATAGACTTTATGTAGTGCTTCCTTGCTTTGTCGGTATCGAGCCTCAGCAGCGCTTCCCTGGAATCAGCCATGATATCAAACGCTTTCTCAACATTTTTTGTGTATGTCTTATGTAAGTCAGACTTTATTGCCTCGCCTGTTTCATGCTTTGTTGATAATATCGCCTTCTGAATTTCTTCCCTTGCTTTTTTATCCGCAGATTCTATCTGCTCTTTTTCCCTCTTCAGTTTTTCAAACAGCTGATGGAGCATTGCCCTGTCCTTTTTTAGCTGTTCCCTCTCCCACTTTTCCAGTTTGGCATTAGCTATAAAATTAGATAGAGACTTCAATTCATCCCTGATTTCCCTGCTTTCTTTCTGTGCCAGCATTCTCTCCATAAGAACTTGCTTTTTATGCCTTGAAGACTCATCCTTCTCCTCGCTATTAAGCTGTTTATATATTCTTGCCAGCTCTTTATCTGCATAGCCCGCATGCTTATCAACTTTATTCTCAAGGTCTATCTCTATCTTTATGGGCGCTTTGGAAAATATTTTCTGCATAAAGCGCGGCATTTTTGGAACTGGAACAAGCTTCCTCCTTTTTTCAGGTATGGCCTGCAGCTCTTCTTGCAGCTCATTCTCCAAGGCCGCATCAGCCAGGGTCTGCAGCTCTCTCATTTCTTCTTCTTTGGCCTTTCTTTCCCTCTCTAGCTGCTTTTTCCTCTCATTATCGTGTAAAGCAATCCATTCTTCCCTGGAAAGGTTTAGCATTACTTTCCGCTTTTTGTCTTCAGCCTCGACTCTTTTTAAGTCATGTTTCAGCTTCTGCTCCTTTTTCTTTTCCCATCTCTTCAGCTCCCCTTTCTTTTCTTTCTCTTTTTTTTCTTTGTCTCTTGCCCTTTCCCTGTCCCTTTCCTCAAGCTGTTCCTTTTTTCTTTGTCTCTCGCGCTCTCTAGTCCTGTTATCAAGAAGCCATTTTCTCTCGTCTTTGGTCATTTCTGCTTTAGGCTCCTTCGCCTGCTTCCCTCTTTGCCTTCCAATAAAACTTCCATGCTTTTCAGCCTGTTGCCTTCCCTGCACCTTATTATCAGGCCTGCGTTCCAGAGATAATTTCTGCCTTATTTTCTTAAGAAGCGTATCTCTTGCCTTTGCTCTGTCTCTCTTTCTCTTAGCATGTTCAGCAGCTTTTTCCAGCCGGGACTTAAGTTTTTCCTCTTTTTTCTTCTTCCTTTTTTTCTCTTTCTCCCTCTTCCCTGCTTCTTCTGCCCTTTTCCTTTTTTCTATGTTCTTCTGCTTCTGCCTTTCCTTTTCCTTTCTCGCCCTTTCTTTCTGTTTCTCTTTTATCCGGTCTTTTTTCTCTAATTTCCTTATTTTCTTTAGCTTCTCAATCTCTTTTTTTCTTAGGCCCCATAGCCATCTGTTGTATTCTTCTTCTGCTGCATTAATCCCTGTTTCTTTTTTATTAATCCGCTTTTCTTTTTTTCCTGCTGCATACTTTTTTATTTTGCCTTTCTTATCAGGTCTGGCTTTGTGTTTGGCAGTCTTTCCCTTATAAGCAGGCGCTTTAATAATTTCTTCATTCAGATTTGGCAGTAGCTCATCCAGATCTTTTTGCTTAGCCTTTCTTCTTCCGGGTTTTTTCTTTGCCCTTTTCCGCCTTTTCATATTTCCCTTGGCTGACCTTGGGTTTGTTCTCATTCGCTCATACACCAATCCCAAGCGAATCTAGCCTTTCCCTGATTATTTTTATAGTATCTTCCCTTGTAGAAGCTTTCATTACACCGGCTGCAAGCACTTTGTCGCCGACAACATATAATATCCAGTCATGAAAATCATCTTTTCCGATGTTTTTATGGTAAGAAAAAATATCATCATTTGCCTGTGTAAGTATATAATACAATTCCTTTATATTCCTGGCAGCCGGGCCGTTATGCATGTGGAATTCCATTCCTCCGGGAACATTGGATAAAGCCGGGCTGTATCCCTGCTTCTCTGCAACAGGCGCGGACGCATCCTGGCTTGGCTCCCCTCCTGAAAACTCATATTTCCTTACGTGCTCGTTCTCCAGGAGATGCAGCTTCTCCTCTGCCCTTTTCAGTTCTCTTTGGGCATCCGCCTTAAGCATCTCCAGCTTCTTTGACTCGTTGAGCCGCTCTTCATCGCCTTTCCTTTGGAGTCTTAGGGATTTCTCTGCCAGAGATTTGTCCTCCTCAAGCATTTTCCTCCTCTTTGTGACATCCTCTCCTTTTTCCTTTTCCCGATTCATGGCATTAATATCCTGCTGTATGCCTTCCCTCTCCAGCCTGATTGCTGCCTCAACGCCCCTTTTCCTCCTGTCCATGTTAGCCAGCTCGTATTCATATCTCATCAATTCAGCTTTTCTCCCCTCGTCTTCAAGCTTGGAAATCTGGTGTTCTTTTTCCTCGATTTCCTTCATTTTCTCCAGCTGCTCGAACAGCAGCTCTTTTCTCGCAGTTTCCTTTCTTCTTTCAGCTTCCATTGATGCCTCTTCTTTCTGCCTTGCCAAGTCCCTTGCCAGCTCATAGGCCCTGTCCTCGTCTGACCAGGAATCAATCCTCTTCTGCCACTCTTCCTCAAGCTGCCTAAGCTTGAGAAGCTCGGCCTCATTTTCCCTGATTTGCTTCTTCTTCAGTGCACAAACACTGTTCCTTTCTTTCCTGGCTTCTTCCAGCTCAGCCTTCCTGGCTTCGATGGCTTTTTCTTTCTCTTCCAGCTGCCTGGATAATTCCTCCCTTCTTCTGGCAAACAGCGCCTTCTGCCTTTTTCGCTCTTCCTCCCTCCTGCTCCTGGCATCTATCTGTTTCTGGTGGAGCTCCCTCTGTGTTGCCAGGAACGCTTTTTGCTTTTCTTCTTCTGCTTTCTCAGCCTCAGCTCGCTTATTATCCAGCTCTTCCTGTCTGCGCCGCAGCTCTTCAGCTCTCTGCTTCTGGTCCTGCCTTTTCCTCTCATTAAACTCCTCAATACTCCGCTTGATTTCCTCATTCCTGGAGCGCTCGCGCTTGGTAAGCTCCCTTTCTTTATTCATGAAGTCATGAAGCTGGGCGATATTTTCCTCTATCATAAACCCTTCTTTCTCTTTTTCAGCAATCTCCGCTCTCAGCTGCTGTATGCTGCGCTCCTGGGCTTCCTCTTCCTTTCTCCATTTTTCCCGCTCTTCTATCTCCTGCCGCTCAGCCTGCTGCTGCTGTCTCTCTAGCCTCTTGTTCCGCTCAATCTCCTTCTGCTTTATCTCATCCAGGAATTCTTTCTCCCTCTGCTCAATCTTATTATTGTCATCAGCTGTCCTTGCTGCCAGCGCCCCTTTCCACCTGGCTTCGGCCTCGTTAAGCTCCTTAAGCTGCATATCGTTCTCTTTCTTTTGCTGCTCATATGAGGAAAGCTTTGCCCTGGCTTTCTCAAGTATGGATTGTTTTTCCTCACTCTGCTTCTTTAGCTTTTCAAGTTCAGCAGCCTTTTCTTTTTCTATTTTTTTCGCCTGCGCTTCCTTAAGCCGGTGCTCCTCTAGCTCGACAGCCTTGGCAGCTTCCTTCCTGGCATCCAGCGCCTTATGCTGCTTCTGCAGTTCGTTAAATTTGCTCTCCTCAGACTTTAGTAGGCTTTCTTCTTCTTTCTTCTGCTTCTCCAGCTTTCGCTTGAACTCTTCCAGCCTCTGCTTCTCATCCTCTTTCTTTTTATCCTCAAGCTTCTGCTGCTGCCTGATAATCTCTTCCTTTCTTCTATATTCATCACGGATATCCTTTTCCTTCTCTTGCAGCTCCTGCTCCGCACTGACCAGCTCCTGGTCCAGCTGCCGCAGCTCATCCTCCTTGGCCTTAATTTCCATATTGATGTTCGACAGCCCCCTCTCGATATCCTCCCTTACCCTGCTCTTTGCTGATTTTGCCCTTTCTTTCTGCTCTTTCAGAGCTTCCTCCCACTCATGGCGCTGCTGCTGGAGGAATTCAGACTGCTTCATGGTGTCTTCAATAAGTTTTTCCCTTGCTTCCCTTAGCTTTTCGTTTTCAGCCCTGAGAGCGTCAGCCTCTTCCTGCTTAGCGTCCACTTCTTTCTGCTTCTCAGAATTGGCTTGAAGCAGCGCTTTTTTCCTTTCCTCAAGCTGCGCTTCAAGGGCTTCTATCCTTTTTTCAGTTTCATGCCGGTTCTGTTTCCTCTTCTCAGAAATCTTGCTTTTCTTCACAGCCATCTCAGAACCCAGCCTTTCAAGCTGATTTTTGAGCTTCTCGAATTCTTTTCTTCTCTTCCTGAATTCCATGTCCTTTATATCGCTGATCTTGTCATCAAGCTCATTATGCAATTTTTTATCTTCGAGAAGCTTTCTCTTCTTCTCTTCAATCTCGAGATGGGATTTCTTAGCCTGCTCAAGAAGCTGCTCTGCCTTTCTTTTTTCTTCTTTCTCTTTCGCAATCTGTTTCTCGAGCTCCTTCAGCCCCTTTTTTTCTTCCTGAGACTTTTTCTGCTTCTTTAAATTCCAGAGCCTGAGCTCTTCTTCCCATTTTTTTCTAAGCTCTTCCGCTTTCTTGGTCTCCTCCCTGGTGCGCCTCTCCTCATTCTCCCTCAACAGCCTTAGTTTCCTGATTTCCGCCCTTATGCCTGTAAGCTCCTTCTGCTTGTGCTTGATGGAACTCCCGCTGCCTTCGTAAATTTCTTTAGCCTCTTTTTGGGTGTGTGTTCTCTTGTTTTTTCTTCTTTTGGTTTTCATCCTTTCTTGCTCTTTATTTTTTTCAGTTTAGTGATATGCGCCTCGATTTCCTGTATCGCCTCGCTTCGCGTTTCAGTAAGCCCTATGCCCATTGCAAGTGAAACATCTCCTACAATATCAATCACCCAGCTGTAGACATCATCCTTCAGCTTATGGTATTTCTTATCACTCATGTTTTTCAATGCGGAACAAAGCTCTGCAGTGCTCCTGACAGGCTGCTTATTATCCAGGCTTAGCCCGCTGTCATGCGTAACATTCCTTAAAAAGAAGTCTGCTCTTTGAGGGATTAATTTTAGCCCTGATTCGTTATTATTCCTGCTCCTCATAAGCTCTTTGTTCCTCTGCTCCAGCATCTTTCGCCTTTCTAATGCCTGCAACAGCAGCTCTTTCTCCTTCTTCAGCAGTTTAGCAGCCTGGTTCCTTTCCCTGTCCAGCCTGCGCTCCTCCTGCTTTTCTTCCCTTCTTTTTACAGCCGCCCGCTTCTCAGCCTCTTTCCGGGCTTGGCGGGCTTTTTGCTCAGCTTTTGCAGCTTCCCGCCTCGCATCCTTTTTCCACTTCTTAAGCTCCTTTTTCCAATGAGCCTCTATAAATTTAAGCCTTTTAAGCTTCTTCCTGTTGCCCTCCTGCTCTTTTTTCCTGGCCAGGCTTATGCGTTTTACTTCTGATTTGGCTTTTTCAATTTCAGTATCGCTGTGCTGTGCTGCCTTTCTTTTTTCCTCTATTATCTTGTCCTTTTCATTCTGTATCTTCCTGGCGTTATTCTTCTGGAGATTAACCTGCTTCCTGACATCGTTCTCCAGCCTTGAGCATTCCTTTTTATGCCCACTGATAATGTTCTGGAGTTCACGGATTTCCTTTTCCTTCGATTTGTTCTTGGCCGCAATCCTCTCTGCCTTAAAGAATAATTTTTTTCCGCTGAAGGGGTTAAGTGCGGCAATACGATGCATCATTGACCTTTCTTTTTTTCTTTCCGGTTTATATGCTGATATCTTCCGCCCTGCCTTTTTTCCACCTTTTTCTCTCTGGGATTTTCTTTTTCTTTCCAAAGCCAGCTTTTTCTGCATGAGAACCTTGTTCCTCTGTCTGGCTTTCTTAAGTAGCTTCTCCTCCTTGAGCATTTTCTTCTGCATTATTTTATTTTCCCGGCGAAACTCATCAAGCTTTTTCTTCTGGCTTAGCTTTTCTTTCTTGACAAGATTTTCTTCTTTCTGCCTTAGCTTCCTTTCTTTTTTTCTTTGCCTGTCAAGTTCAGCCTCTCTCTTCTTTCTCTCGGCTTCTCTTTCTGCCTTTTGCATCTCTTTTTCCTTCTTCCTGAGCTCTCTCAGCTTTTCCTTCTCCTCCCCCCTCTTGATTTTTTCTTTCTCTATATGCTCTTTGATTAGCTTATTCTCTGACGTGATTCTGGCCAGCTCCTTACTTTCTGCTTCCTTTCTTTTTTTCTTTTCTTCTTCCAGCTTTTTCTCTTCTTCCAGCTTTTTCTGCTTTTCTGCCAGGGCATCCTTCCTCAGCTTTTCCATTGTGCTTTCTTCTTTCCTTCTCTCGGCTTCTCTTTCTTTCTTTTTTCTTTCCCTCTCCTCCTGTGCCTTTCTGCGCTCTAACTCCTTTCTTTCCCTGAGATCTTTTTCTCTCTGCTTTCTTTCCTTTTCTATATCCTCAGAAGTCTTATACAGGCCTTGCCTGCGTAAAAATCCGGCAAGGCCGTCTTTTATTTTATTCAGGCTATTTTGTATTCTCTTCTTTCTGTGCTTTATCTCTTTCTGCCTTTTTATGTCCTGCTCCGCTCTCTGCCTTTCCAGCTCTTTTCTCTGCCTTTCCAGCTCTTTCTGCCTCTGCTTTTCTCTGAGGATAGCCTGCCTTAGCTGCTCCTTCTTTTTTCTCTTTGCTGCTGCTTCGCTCTCTGTCTCTTTTACTTTCTGTTCCTGCTTTCTTTTTCCTTCTGCAGCCATCTGATTCAGCTCTTCATCCTGCTTCCCTTTCTTCTTTTTTCCTGTCTTGTCTGCTGGCTTGCCGTTCGCTCCTTGCTGCCTTTCTTCTTTTTTCTTATCCGGCTGCGGTTCCTTCCTCTTTTGTAGCTTTGCCCTTGTTCTCTCTCTTTCCCTTATTTTCTTCCTCAGCTGCCTAATCCTCTGTTTCCTGAGCTTCTCTTCTTCCCTGCGCAGCTTTTTCCCAAGCTTTCTCTCTAAATTTTTTTCAACCTTGTCATAATGGTCAAGCTCTTCCTTAGATAACTGCTCCGGCGGAGGCGGCGGGGGCAGTACCTCTTTCTTTTTGGCAAGAATAAGTATGGGAAACAATACAGCAATGAATAATAAAAAATATACAAATCCTACTATAACGATGGACATGCTTCACCCCTCTTTTTAGCCAAAATCAGAACTTTTAATATATAAAGCTTTGTATTATTATCGAGAATCAGGCAATCTTCAGCAGTTTCATCCTTGAAGAAGCGCCGGAGATTATTTTTGCATCTTTCCCGAATCTTTTCCTGAAAAACCTTATTATCTCCAGGTTGGCCCTGCCTCTCTCAGGAACTGCGCGTACATTCATCTTATATGCTTGTTTTTCCCTGTCAAAGCCTGTTATCTCTGCTTTAGGCATACCCGGCTTGACCCTCACTCTTATTATCATGCCAGAATTAAACATTATCATGGAAAATCCAGAAGATTAGCTGTAATCCCTCCATGTATGGCCGCATTTTTCACACTTCAAGAACTTGGTTTCCGGCTCATCGCCGGCCCTTGTCTGTACAAGCCAGAAATATGCTTTCTTGTGCCCGCATTTTGGGCATTCCGTATCCATCTTAGGCAGGGTGTTTATATCAGTATGCTCAACAACCTCGACATCCTTTGTTTTTTCGGTTTTTTCTTCCTTAATAGTGGTATTCCCGATATTCTTGGTCTTATATCCACACGTACAGGACATCACTTTTTTGCTTCCTTCTTTCTTGGGCACCAGTATCGAGCCGCATTTTGGGCAAAACATTTTCATCCTCAACTCTTTATGCAAAAGTCAAAATCATCGAATAAGCATATGAATTCAACAGCTGCTATCTTTACATAACCGAGATAAGGCACTCTTATAAAAGCTTTTCCAATTATTTGCTCGGGCATTATCATTCTCTCAAACTGCAGCTGGTTTGAATTGTGGTCGCCCTTGGTTGCAAGGATTATGCCGTTTTCCGTTCTCTTGCCAACCACCCTATGAATTATTGGGTCAGGCCTCGGGCCCTGAAACACTATTATGTCGCCTACCCCAATTTCTTCCGGATTCCTTCCCAACAGCACCATAATGTCGCCTTTATTGAATCCGTTATGCATAGGAAAACCCTCAAAATCCTGCTTGGAGATATTCCTTTCAGCATACCAATCTCCGCACTCTTTCCAATAAGTATCAAAATCAGAAGACCATGACATAGAAGTGCCGCAGGAGCTCATGCCCTCGCCAAGGTGGTGGTGCTGCATGCTTCCTGAAACAACCGCAACAATAGGATGGCTCGTAGCCAGCACAAAGCCCAGCCCGGGATATATTATGTATTTTATCAGGATAAATGCCAATGCTATATTTATAAGCCAGCTTTCAATGCTGTCCTCGCTCCAGATGAAATA
Protein-coding regions in this window:
- a CDS encoding YggU family protein gives rise to the protein MIMFNSGMIIRVRVKPGMPKAEITGFDREKQAYKMNVRAVPERGRANLEIIRFFRKRFGKDAKIISGASSRMKLLKIA
- a CDS encoding transcription factor S — its product is MKMFCPKCGSILVPKKEGSKKVMSCTCGYKTKNIGNTTIKEEKTEKTKDVEVVEHTDINTLPKMDTECPKCGHKKAYFWLVQTRAGDEPETKFLKCEKCGHTWRDYS
- a CDS encoding signal peptidase I → MQVKRNLFKVMSNARAMAYFERFKKGRYRGKSTWGKVWYFIWSEDSIESWLINIALAFILIKYIIYPGLGFVLATSHPIVAVVSGSMQHHHLGEGMSSCGTSMSWSSDFDTYWKECGDWYAERNISKQDFEGFPMHNGFNKGDIMVLLGRNPEEIGVGDIIVFQGPRPDPIIHRVVGKRTENGIILATKGDHNSNQLQFERMIMPEQIIGKAFIRVPYLGYVKIAAVEFICLFDDFDFCIKS